ATTTAACTGGAAGAGATATAGGAGATGTATATAAGGCAATTAGTTCAGGTTCACCTGTATGGGTCATTGCGAATACAAGATTTCAACCGTTAGATGATGGACTTTTTGAAACATGGAATACAAGTGCAGGAAAAATAAAGATCACGTATTATGAACATAGTGTAGTAGTTGTTGGATATGACCAACATTTTGTATATGTAAATGATCCGCTTGCAAACAATCCGCGTAAAGGAGTGCCGCGCGCTCAATTTGAAAAAGCATGGGAACAAATGGGGAAACAAGCAATTACTATTTTATAAAAATAAGCAGTCATCTAAAAAAGATGACTGCTTATTTTTATCTTGCTATTTTTGGATAGCAAGATGTGGATAGAGTTGAGAATGTGAACAATTAGTTAATTATTCTGAATATTATTTATTTAACTTGCGATTGGAGCTATAATAACATTTAACTTAGTGAAGAAAGGAAGAGTTAAATGGATATTGTAAATGAACAGCTTCTATTAAAAAATCAATTGATTGAATGGAGAAGATATTTTCATAAATATCCGGAATTGTCTTTCCAAGAAGAGAAAACATCACAATTTGTATTTGAATTGCTTCAAAAAAATCCACATTTAGAAGTATCTAGACCGACAAAGTATAGCGTCATGGCAAAGTTAATTGGGAAGAAACCTGGCAAAACGATTGCGATTCGTGCTGATATGGATGCTCTGCCTATTCAAGAAGAAAATGAATTTGAATTTATCTCCAAGAACCCTGGCGTTATGCATGCTTGTGGGCATGATGGTCATATCGCTATCTTACTTGGTACAGTATATACCCTTGTTGAAAAACGTGAACAAATTCGAGGGGAAATTCGTTTTTTATTCCAACATGCTGAAGAAAATTTCCCAGGTGGCGCTGAGGAGATGGTAGCAGCTGGTGTAATGGAAAGCGTTGATTATATTATTGGTGCACATTTGTGGGCATCGCTAGAAGTTGGGAAAGTTGGTATCACTTATGGTCCTGCGATGGCAGCCCCTGATGTATTTAAAATTTCAATTGAAGGAAAAGGAGGGCATGCTGGAATTCCGCATGAAACAGTTGATAGCATTGCGATTGGTACACAAGTTGTAGCACAAATTCAACAGATTGTATCACGTCTTACAGACCCGTTAGATTCTCTCGTTATATCTGTTACGCAATTTCATGCGGGTACAACACACAATGTTCTTCCGAAGCAAGCAGAGATTGAGGGAACTGTTAGAAGTTTAAGACATGAGCTACGAGAAGAGACAGCCCAAAAGATTGAAAGAATTGTTAAGCATGTGACAGAAATGTATAAGGCAAATTATACATTCTCATATGAATATGGATATCGCCCTGTTGTGAATGATGAGAAAGTAACAGCGTATGTTGAAGAAGCAGCGCTACAGCTTTATGGAAGAGAGCGAGTTGTACGTTTGAAGCCGACGATGGCAGGTGAAGATTTTTCAGCTTTTCTGCAAAAGGCCCCAGGTACGTTTTTCTTTATTGGTGCAGGGAATAAAGAAAAAGGAATTGTATATCCACATCATCATCCGCGCTTTACAATTGATGAGGATGCATTACCAATTGGAGTTGAGGTTTTTGTTAGAACTGTTTTGAATTTGATGCGCAAAGGAGAATAAAATGAAGAAAATTCGTATGCTGGCAATGATTCCAGTTCTTTGTTTAATTATTGGACCGATATTTACAAATTCAGTTACTCCATATGTACTAGGTATGCCATTTTTATTATTTTGGATTTTATTATCTGTGTTCATTACCTCCTTTTGTATGTGGATTGTATATTGGCTAGATCCTGCTAACAAGGAGGAGATGAAATGATAGCACTTATTATCATTGTTGTATTTCTATGTTTGGCATTATTTTTAGGAGTTCGTGCAAGAAGTGGAAAAGACATGAATTTGGAACAATGGTCGGTTGGGGGAAGGGGATTTGGAACAGTCTTTGTCTTTCTTCTTATGGCAGGAGAAATATATACGACGTTTACTTTTCTGGGAGGAAGTGGATGGGCATATAGCAAAGGTGCACCTACATTTTATATTTTAGGATACAGTGCATTAGCATATATTTTATCTTACTTTCTCTTACCTCCAGTTTGGAAGTATGCCAAAGAGCATAGATTGATTTCGCAACCAGATTTCTTTACCAAAAAATATAATAGTAAAGCGTTAGGGATTATTGTATCGATCATCGGTGTCATTTCAATTATTCCATATCTTGTACTGCAGTTAAAAGGGTTGGGGATTATTGTTTCTGAAGCTTCTTATGGAAAAGTATCACCAGTTCTTGCTGTTTGGATTGGCGGAATAACAATTACAATATATGTGATGATTTCTGGTATACATGGTTCCGCTTGGACAGCTGCATTAAAAGATATGATGATCCTATTTATCGTTATGGTTTTAGGTATTTATTTACCCTATCATTATTACGGAGGGTTTCAGCCGATGTTTGAAGCGGTAGAAGCTGCAAAACCAGGATTTTTATCTTTACCTGAACAAGGAATGAGTGTCTCATGGTTTGTTTCTACTATTATATTAACAGCGCTAGGGTTTTATATGTGGCCCCATACATTTGCTGCCGCTTTTTCAGCAAAGAGTGAAAAGGTATTTCGAAAAAACGCCACTATTATGCCATTATACTCTTTCGTATTACTCTTTGTATTTTTTGCAGGATTTGCGGCTATCTTACAAGTACCTAGATTACAGGGGGCAGATGCAGACTTGTCTTTATTCCGCCTTGCTATTCAAACATTTGATCCGTGGTTTATTGGGATCATTGGAAGTGCTGGAGTACTAACTGCATTAGTTCCGGGATCTATGCTTCTTATGGCTGCATCTACTTTGTTAGCAAAAAATATTTATCAAGTGCTCGCGCCATCCGTATCAGATCAGCAAGTGGCACGAGTAGCCAAGCTATTTGTGCCTATTGTGACGATTGTATCTGTTTTCTTTACCTTCAAAGGAGGAGAAACAATTGGAGCTCTGCTTTTAATGGGATACAGCATTGTGACGCAACTTTTTCCGGCGCTTGTATGCAGTTTATTTCCACGTCAATTTGTAACAAAACAAGGTGCTATCTCTGGAATGATAGTTGGATTATTCATGGTGGCTTATATTACATTATCTGGATCGACTCTCTCTACTATATTTCCAATTTTTCCGCAATATATGAAAGATTTAAATGTAGGGATTGTTGCATTAGGAATCAACATCATTGTTATGTTAGCAGTGAGTATCATGACTAGAAAAATTGAAGTACAGCATACTTCTACTATGTTAGATCGATAAAGTGAAACTTAAATCATTTTCTACAAATTATGAGCCGCCACCAATCGGGCTATTACACCTCTAAAATAGCGGGATAAAAAAATGTTATCTTTCCTTAGGGAGATAGCATTTTTTTATTGTATATATTTACCCTATACGGAGAAATATAACTGTAACGCTTAGGAGGAAAGATGATGAATTTAGAAGCAAGCTTATCAGCAATTACAAATTCTATTCGAGAAACACTGCAGTCACCTAATGATTTAACGGTACGAGAGTTTGCGCTTTCTGGTTCATCTACTCGGTGCGCTGTGGTGTTTCTTTGTGGGATTACGGATAAAGATTTAATTTATCGATTTGTGATTCATCCATTACAACATGAAGAGATTCCGCCTAAAGGTCCAATCATGCAAACTTTAGTCGATCGATTTATTTCTATAGGTGAAATAAATACAGTTAAAACATTTCCGGATCTTGTGAATTCTGTTTTGGTGGGGGATACGGTTGTTTTAATTGATGGAATTCCGCATGCGTTAGTCATTAATTGTCGAGCATGGGAAAAGCGAGGTTTAGAACCGCCGATTACAGAGGATGTTATTCGAGGTCCTAAAGTAGGGTTTGTTGAAG
The window above is part of the Bacillus cytotoxicus NVH 391-98 genome. Proteins encoded here:
- a CDS encoding M20 family metallopeptidase produces the protein MDIVNEQLLLKNQLIEWRRYFHKYPELSFQEEKTSQFVFELLQKNPHLEVSRPTKYSVMAKLIGKKPGKTIAIRADMDALPIQEENEFEFISKNPGVMHACGHDGHIAILLGTVYTLVEKREQIRGEIRFLFQHAEENFPGGAEEMVAAGVMESVDYIIGAHLWASLEVGKVGITYGPAMAAPDVFKISIEGKGGHAGIPHETVDSIAIGTQVVAQIQQIVSRLTDPLDSLVISVTQFHAGTTHNVLPKQAEIEGTVRSLRHELREETAQKIERIVKHVTEMYKANYTFSYEYGYRPVVNDEKVTAYVEEAALQLYGRERVVRLKPTMAGEDFSAFLQKAPGTFFFIGAGNKEKGIVYPHHHPRFTIDEDALPIGVEVFVRTVLNLMRKGE
- a CDS encoding DUF3311 domain-containing protein, translated to MKKIRMLAMIPVLCLIIGPIFTNSVTPYVLGMPFLLFWILLSVFITSFCMWIVYWLDPANKEEMK
- a CDS encoding sodium:solute symporter family protein — protein: MIALIIIVVFLCLALFLGVRARSGKDMNLEQWSVGGRGFGTVFVFLLMAGEIYTTFTFLGGSGWAYSKGAPTFYILGYSALAYILSYFLLPPVWKYAKEHRLISQPDFFTKKYNSKALGIIVSIIGVISIIPYLVLQLKGLGIIVSEASYGKVSPVLAVWIGGITITIYVMISGIHGSAWTAALKDMMILFIVMVLGIYLPYHYYGGFQPMFEAVEAAKPGFLSLPEQGMSVSWFVSTIILTALGFYMWPHTFAAAFSAKSEKVFRKNATIMPLYSFVLLFVFFAGFAAILQVPRLQGADADLSLFRLAIQTFDPWFIGIIGSAGVLTALVPGSMLLMAASTLLAKNIYQVLAPSVSDQQVARVAKLFVPIVTIVSVFFTFKGGETIGALLLMGYSIVTQLFPALVCSLFPRQFVTKQGAISGMIVGLFMVAYITLSGSTLSTIFPIFPQYMKDLNVGIVALGINIIVMLAVSIMTRKIEVQHTSTMLDR